One Saccharopolyspora erythraea NRRL 2338 genomic region harbors:
- a CDS encoding MFS transporter — translation MSTSAPPPDTGTTKDSPAERSTGDLARAAMSGWLGTALEFMDFQLYSLAAGLVFGQLFFAGESPALAVVSAMATYAVGYVARPVGAWYFGRLGDRVGRTKVLFITIALMGGATTLIGALPTVHDIGILAPVLLVVLRLVQGFGAGAEISGAGVMLAEYAPTKRRGIIASLVALGTNCGTLGASAIWGILVAVLSEEQLLAWGWRIPFLGSAVILLFAVWIRFRLKESPVFEESSHVNEGVALTTDEVRAKAEQENDTPMLEALEQKKWRALVPAFLLRFGQAGNSGILQTYMVSFITVTLAMSASVGTSVVIVSSLCAFVTVPIVGALGDRFGRRRMYQVMSVISLVLIVPTMMAVAGAHVPQLFVGYIVMHNVSVMALASLENLTLPEIFGSRHRYAATGVVREIAAMIATGIGPVVVAAWVAATTGSWIPIAIMLGVFTVCPLIATFLMPEVAGRDLRDPRNAV, via the coding sequence ATGTCCACTTCAGCACCGCCGCCCGACACGGGCACCACGAAGGACAGTCCGGCCGAGCGCAGCACCGGCGATCTCGCACGCGCCGCGATGTCCGGCTGGCTCGGCACCGCGCTCGAGTTCATGGACTTCCAGCTGTACTCGCTCGCGGCCGGGCTCGTCTTCGGCCAGCTGTTCTTCGCCGGCGAGAGCCCTGCGCTCGCGGTCGTGTCCGCGATGGCGACGTACGCGGTCGGCTACGTCGCCCGCCCTGTGGGTGCGTGGTACTTCGGACGGCTCGGCGACCGGGTGGGGCGCACCAAGGTCCTGTTCATCACGATCGCCCTCATGGGCGGTGCGACGACGCTCATCGGCGCCCTGCCGACCGTGCACGACATCGGCATCCTCGCGCCCGTCCTCCTCGTGGTGCTGCGCCTCGTGCAGGGCTTCGGCGCCGGTGCGGAGATCTCCGGCGCGGGCGTCATGCTCGCCGAGTACGCGCCGACCAAGCGTCGCGGCATCATCGCCTCGCTCGTCGCGCTCGGCACGAACTGCGGCACCCTCGGTGCGTCGGCGATCTGGGGCATCCTCGTCGCCGTCCTCTCCGAGGAGCAGCTGCTCGCCTGGGGCTGGCGCATCCCGTTCCTCGGCAGCGCCGTGATCCTGCTGTTCGCCGTGTGGATCCGGTTCCGGCTCAAGGAGAGCCCGGTGTTCGAGGAGAGCTCCCACGTCAACGAGGGCGTGGCGCTCACGACGGACGAGGTCCGGGCGAAGGCCGAGCAGGAGAACGACACCCCCATGCTCGAGGCACTCGAGCAGAAGAAGTGGCGCGCGCTCGTACCCGCGTTCCTGCTGCGCTTCGGACAGGCGGGCAACTCGGGAATCCTGCAGACCTACATGGTCTCGTTCATCACCGTCACGCTCGCGATGTCGGCCTCGGTGGGCACGAGCGTCGTGATCGTCTCCTCGCTGTGCGCGTTCGTCACGGTGCCGATCGTCGGCGCGCTCGGCGACAGGTTCGGCCGCCGGCGGATGTACCAGGTGATGAGCGTGATCTCGCTGGTCCTCATCGTGCCGACGATGATGGCGGTCGCGGGAGCGCACGTCCCGCAGTTGTTCGTCGGCTACATCGTCATGCACAACGTGTCGGTCATGGCGCTGGCCTCGCTGGAGAACCTCACGCTGCCGGAGATCTTCGGCTCCCGGCACCGCTACGCCGCGACCGGTGTCGTCAGGGAGATCGCCGCGATGATCGCCACCGGCATCGGCCCGGTCGTCGTGGCGGCCTGGGTGGCCGCGACGACCGGATCGTGGATCCCGATCGCGATCATGCTCGGCGTCTTCACGGTCTGTCCGCTCATCGCGACGTTCCTCATGCCCGAGGTCGCGGGACGCGACCTGAGGGATCCGCGCAACGCGGTCTGA
- a CDS encoding L-idonate 5-dehydrogenase, whose translation MKGLFIHGAEDMRLEDVAVPEPADGEVLLRVRYVGICGSDLHYYFHGKNGENVVREPFAPGHEFSATVEADPSGQWAKGTPVTVHPARYGTPVEGIADRPHLWPGGDYLGSAADFPHRQGAAAEYVLVEKPMLRRLPEGLSLRDAALAEPLGVALHALTIAGGHLGDRALVLGAGPVGLLIVAALAARGVEHVAAGDIQESALDRARALGAHETLLIGRDDVPTTSYPVVFECSGAPASLTQAVASAARAGVVVQVGMLADTAIGVNLAPLVSKEVQLRGTFRFSTEIDEAVDMLAAHPSIAQVVTHVLPATEAVEAFATAKDSAASGKVLIEF comes from the coding sequence ATGAAAGGCCTGTTCATCCACGGCGCCGAGGACATGCGCCTCGAGGACGTCGCCGTCCCCGAACCCGCCGACGGCGAGGTGCTGCTGCGCGTGCGGTACGTCGGCATCTGCGGTTCGGACCTGCACTACTACTTCCACGGCAAGAACGGGGAGAACGTCGTCCGCGAGCCCTTCGCGCCCGGTCACGAGTTCTCCGCGACCGTCGAAGCCGATCCGAGTGGCCAGTGGGCGAAGGGCACGCCGGTGACCGTGCACCCCGCGCGGTACGGCACCCCGGTGGAGGGCATCGCGGACCGGCCGCACCTGTGGCCCGGCGGCGACTACCTCGGCAGCGCCGCGGACTTCCCGCACCGCCAGGGCGCCGCCGCGGAGTACGTGCTCGTCGAAAAGCCCATGCTGCGCAGGCTGCCCGAAGGCCTGTCGCTGCGGGACGCCGCGCTCGCCGAGCCTCTCGGCGTCGCGCTGCACGCGCTCACGATCGCCGGTGGCCACCTCGGGGACCGCGCGCTCGTGCTCGGCGCCGGTCCTGTCGGCCTGCTGATCGTCGCGGCGCTCGCCGCTCGCGGCGTCGAGCACGTGGCCGCCGGGGACATCCAGGAATCCGCCCTCGACCGAGCCCGCGCGCTCGGCGCCCACGAGACGCTGCTCATCGGACGCGACGACGTCCCGACGACGTCCTATCCCGTCGTGTTCGAGTGCTCGGGTGCGCCCGCGTCGCTCACCCAAGCGGTTGCGTCGGCGGCCCGAGCAGGCGTCGTCGTCCAGGTCGGCATGCTCGCCGACACCGCGATCGGCGTGAACCTCGCACCGCTGGTGTCGAAGGAAGTGCAGCTGCGCGGCACGTTCCGCTTCTCGACGGAGATCGACGAGGCCGTCGACATGCTCGCGGCCCACCCCTCGATCGCCCAGGTCGTCACGCACGTGCTCCCCGCGACCGAAGCGGTGGAGGCGTTCGCGACGGCGAAGGACTCCGCTGCTTCCGGCAAGGTCCTCATCGAGTTCTGA
- a CDS encoding mannitol dehydrogenase family protein produces MTQPLGRKSLLAGSRLGASAPDRTGIVHLGLGNFHRAHGAVYTAQAMAAAGGDWGIRGFAHSSDRVVAPMRAQDNVYSILQLTERGAEAGLVDVHRDTGVAAQDPAAVVDAIADPAHRIVSLTVSEVGYTRDPATGRLALDAPEVAADLTAGSTPRTAVGMIARGLEQRAASGEPFAVLSCDNLQSAGDVTRAVVEEFLQAAGVSDDVLSFVSSSVSFPNGMVDRIVPRTTDEHSRIVADLLGVQDLCPVPAEEFTMWVLEDDFAGGRPAWDLAGATFSNEIEAYEMVKLRLLNGSHSLIAYLGILSGAPTIDVAWGQDFVREAVLNGITDDYLPTFTPPTGFDADAYVSELDARWRNPLIGHATTQVGTDGSLKLLQRIPNAALFHLRRGDMPHHLALCIAAWIACVAPPAGFTPEPLAERIVEPARDRLAAAVDGAVTVADHVRRIMNGGFFPDALAEQDAFTVRVADLLTLVVRDGVRAAAADVAASR; encoded by the coding sequence ATGACACAGCCACTGGGCCGGAAGAGTCTGCTCGCTGGATCGCGCCTCGGAGCGTCCGCGCCGGACCGGACGGGAATCGTTCACCTCGGCCTTGGCAACTTCCACCGCGCGCACGGCGCGGTCTACACCGCGCAGGCGATGGCCGCCGCCGGTGGGGACTGGGGCATCCGCGGCTTCGCGCACTCGTCGGACCGGGTCGTAGCTCCGATGCGAGCCCAGGACAACGTCTACTCGATCCTCCAGCTCACCGAACGCGGTGCCGAGGCGGGACTGGTCGACGTCCACCGCGACACCGGCGTGGCCGCCCAGGACCCCGCCGCGGTCGTGGACGCGATCGCGGATCCGGCGCACCGCATCGTCTCGCTCACCGTCTCCGAGGTCGGCTACACACGCGACCCCGCGACCGGCAGGCTGGCGCTCGACGCCCCCGAGGTCGCTGCGGACCTCACGGCAGGCTCGACACCGCGCACCGCGGTGGGCATGATCGCCCGCGGTCTCGAGCAGCGCGCCGCCTCGGGCGAGCCGTTCGCCGTCCTGTCCTGCGACAACCTCCAGTCCGCCGGCGACGTCACGCGCGCCGTGGTGGAGGAGTTCCTGCAGGCGGCAGGCGTGAGCGATGACGTGTTGTCGTTCGTGTCCTCGTCGGTGTCGTTTCCAAACGGGATGGTCGACCGCATCGTGCCGAGGACGACCGACGAGCACTCACGTATCGTCGCGGATCTGCTCGGCGTCCAGGACCTGTGCCCGGTCCCCGCCGAGGAGTTCACCATGTGGGTTCTCGAGGACGACTTCGCGGGCGGTCGTCCCGCTTGGGATCTGGCCGGCGCGACGTTCTCGAACGAGATCGAGGCCTACGAGATGGTCAAGCTGCGCCTGCTCAACGGATCGCACTCGCTCATCGCCTACCTCGGAATCCTCTCCGGCGCACCGACGATCGACGTCGCGTGGGGACAGGACTTCGTGCGCGAGGCGGTCCTGAACGGGATCACCGACGACTACCTGCCGACGTTCACCCCGCCCACCGGGTTCGACGCCGACGCGTACGTGTCGGAATTGGACGCCCGGTGGCGCAACCCGCTCATCGGGCACGCGACCACCCAGGTGGGCACGGACGGATCCCTCAAGCTCCTCCAGCGCATCCCCAACGCTGCGCTCTTCCACCTCCGGCGCGGCGACATGCCGCACCACCTCGCGCTGTGCATCGCCGCGTGGATCGCGTGCGTCGCCCCACCGGCAGGCTTCACCCCGGAGCCGCTCGCCGAGCGCATCGTCGAACCCGCCCGCGACCGGCTCGCCGCCGCCGTCGACGGCGCCGTGACCGTTGCCGACCACGTGCGCCGGATCATGAACGGCGGTTTCTTCCCGGACGCCCTCGCCGAGCAGGACGCCTTCACCGTCCGGGTCGCCGACCTGCTCACCCTCGTCGTCCGCGACGGTGTGCGCGCCGCGGCCGCCGACGTCGCCGCCTCCCGCTGA
- a CDS encoding IclR family transcriptional regulator: METEPTSETPPVTSLDRALVVLETVATAGPEGLALSEIAARTGINKGSVHRLLRGLAHRDYVARDGDDRNYILGEALRRMVRTFGADDNLPLLFRPLLLELSRRTEELVHLGVLDGRRVVYLDKIEPERSVRVWSRVGRRAHIASTALGRALIAAAPPSDSLLTSYVEEADPDHAHPTLGDRFRDAVNAARTHGWAIENQENEAGIACVGIALTSTTSRDVAISVTGPAERMTTDRLTEIGALIRELAADLAPQEYTLTPTAG; encoded by the coding sequence ATGGAGACCGAACCCACGTCGGAGACGCCGCCCGTCACGAGCCTCGACCGCGCACTCGTCGTGCTCGAGACGGTCGCGACAGCAGGCCCCGAGGGACTCGCGCTCAGCGAGATCGCGGCGCGCACAGGGATCAACAAGGGATCGGTCCACCGGCTGCTCCGCGGCCTCGCGCACCGCGACTACGTGGCGCGCGACGGCGACGACCGCAACTACATCCTCGGCGAGGCGCTCAGGCGGATGGTGCGGACCTTCGGTGCGGACGACAACCTGCCGCTGCTGTTCCGGCCGCTGCTGCTCGAACTGTCGCGCCGGACGGAGGAACTCGTCCACCTCGGAGTGCTCGACGGACGCCGCGTCGTCTATCTCGACAAGATCGAGCCGGAGCGCTCCGTCCGCGTGTGGTCGCGTGTCGGCCGACGCGCGCACATCGCGAGCACGGCACTCGGACGCGCGCTCATCGCCGCGGCTCCCCCCAGCGACTCCCTCCTGACCAGCTACGTCGAGGAAGCCGACCCCGACCACGCGCACCCCACGCTCGGCGACCGCTTCCGCGACGCGGTGAACGCCGCGCGCACGCACGGATGGGCGATCGAGAACCAGGAGAACGAAGCCGGGATCGCCTGCGTCGGCATCGCCCTCACGTCCACGACCTCGCGGGACGTCGCGATCAGCGTCACCGGCCCCGCCGAGCGCATGACCACCGACCGCCTCACCGAGATCGGCGCCCTGATCCGCGAACTCGCCGCCGACCTCGCCCCGCAGGAGTACACCCTCACGCCGACAGCGGGGTGA
- a CDS encoding Ldh family oxidoreductase produces MTILTLSDARALATATMTRISHTADEAEIIADHLLDCELRGLLFGGLARALSIVERIRATPESPGRIRIVAQTAVSATLDGGDKVGYFVGMRALELAWTRHARGSAIVGARNLVHRHVLLRTWRKRRKPGSSE; encoded by the coding sequence ATGACCATCTTGACGCTGTCCGATGCCCGCGCGCTCGCCACCGCGACGATGACCAGGATCAGCCACACTGCCGACGAAGCCGAGATCATCGCCGATCATCTCCTCGACTGCGAACTGCGCGGGCTGCTGTTCGGCGGTCTCGCCCGTGCACTGTCCATCGTCGAGCGGATCCGCGCCACACCGGAATCCCCGGGCCGCATCCGGATCGTCGCCCAGACCGCGGTGTCGGCGACCCTCGACGGCGGCGACAAGGTGGGCTACTTCGTCGGCATGCGTGCGCTGGAACTGGCGTGGACAAGGCACGCGCGCGGGAGCGCAATCGTTGGCGCCCGAAACCTGGTGCACCGGCATGTTCTCCTACGTACCTGGAGAAAGCGGCGAAAGCCGGGCTCGTCGGAATGA
- a CDS encoding Rrf2 family transcriptional regulator translates to MAGLSSRSAVAIHALAMLAHRREGSLTSAEIADSLGSNPVLVRRILGRLRNAELVWSTEGRGGGWSLARAPRDITLYDAYAAVEEGQIFSRHTHPPSGVCEVGRNIGELLDIEFQSAERALEEQLGRTTIAGLLQQILASDNGPRGH, encoded by the coding sequence TTGGCGGGGCTCAGCAGTAGGAGCGCGGTCGCAATTCACGCGCTTGCGATGCTGGCGCACCGACGTGAAGGCTCGTTAACTTCCGCGGAGATCGCGGACAGCCTTGGAAGCAACCCAGTCCTCGTGCGCCGCATCCTCGGCCGCTTGCGGAACGCTGAGCTGGTGTGGTCCACCGAGGGTCGAGGGGGTGGCTGGTCTCTTGCTCGCGCCCCGCGGGATATCACGCTCTATGACGCGTACGCCGCCGTCGAGGAGGGGCAAATCTTCTCGCGGCACACGCATCCGCCCAGCGGGGTGTGCGAGGTCGGACGCAACATCGGCGAGCTGCTTGACATCGAGTTCCAGAGCGCGGAACGAGCTCTGGAGGAACAGCTCGGCAGGACGACGATCGCCGGCCTGCTGCAGCAGATACTGGCCTCCGACAACGGACCGAGGGGCCACTGA
- a CDS encoding amidohydrolase family protein, translating to MPQEPEALASNEARGPATYDLVIRRAHIFDGYQALAGLYDVAINGGEIASVSVEPLRGIQEVDAAEGWVMPGLIDTHIHFYDVRAVSGPNSMRAFEENELSGKLGLFLDHGITTIKSVGDPTDGILDTRAKIGAGTLRGPRLLATGCGITGRDGHPAATVFSGNPWARERFTGEVDSVQQIRDLVHHLADRKVDAIKLLSEGACAHGPKYLWQNPAFPDGVELERLPLDLLRAGIETGHERGLRVTVHTTQQAAAREAIEAGADGLEHGVTVEPLTDHSLIDLMLEHGVTYAPTLWIDDAHPDARGNLKKVAEVGVHIALGSDTFSGRGLFGANTLEEAELMVAAGMTPTQVLAAGTRGASRQCVRPDLGTVAPGKRADLLVLNADPTADIGNLRDLSMVILNGRLAVDKR from the coding sequence ATGCCCCAGGAACCCGAAGCACTTGCCAGCAACGAGGCTCGCGGCCCTGCGACCTACGACCTCGTGATCAGGCGCGCACATATCTTCGATGGGTACCAGGCGCTCGCCGGTCTGTACGACGTCGCCATCAACGGCGGAGAGATCGCATCCGTCTCGGTCGAGCCGCTCAGGGGCATACAGGAGGTGGATGCGGCCGAAGGATGGGTCATGCCGGGCCTGATCGACACTCATATCCACTTCTACGACGTGCGCGCGGTCTCCGGTCCGAATTCGATGCGGGCCTTCGAGGAGAACGAGCTTTCCGGAAAGCTCGGGCTGTTCCTCGACCACGGGATCACCACCATCAAGTCGGTGGGCGATCCGACGGACGGAATTCTGGACACGCGGGCCAAAATCGGCGCAGGCACGCTGCGGGGCCCGCGGCTGTTGGCGACCGGCTGCGGTATCACCGGACGCGACGGGCATCCCGCCGCCACTGTCTTCAGCGGCAACCCCTGGGCACGCGAACGCTTCACCGGAGAGGTCGACAGCGTGCAGCAGATCCGCGACCTGGTGCACCACCTCGCTGACCGCAAGGTGGACGCGATCAAACTCCTGTCGGAAGGCGCGTGCGCACACGGGCCGAAGTACCTCTGGCAGAATCCTGCCTTTCCGGATGGTGTCGAGTTGGAACGGCTTCCCCTCGATCTCCTTCGGGCGGGTATCGAGACCGGACACGAGAGGGGTCTTCGAGTTACCGTCCACACCACCCAGCAAGCCGCGGCACGCGAGGCGATCGAGGCTGGGGCGGACGGCCTGGAGCACGGTGTCACCGTCGAGCCCCTCACCGACCACTCGCTCATCGATCTGATGCTCGAACACGGCGTCACCTACGCGCCCACGCTCTGGATCGACGATGCCCACCCGGACGCCCGTGGCAATCTCAAGAAGGTCGCTGAAGTCGGCGTGCACATCGCGCTGGGCAGCGACACCTTCAGCGGTCGGGGCTTATTCGGAGCCAACACTCTGGAAGAGGCCGAACTCATGGTGGCGGCCGGGATGACGCCCACCCAGGTGCTGGCCGCAGGCACCCGCGGCGCGTCGCGGCAGTGTGTCCGCCCCGACCTCGGCACGGTGGCCCCCGGCAAGCGCGCAGACCTGCTCGTACTCAACGCTGATCCCACTGCGGACATCGGCAACCTTCGCGACCTCAGCATGGTGATCCTGAACGGCCGCCTCGCCGTCGACAAGCGCTAG
- a CDS encoding TetR/AcrR family transcriptional regulator, giving the protein MARTGRPRGFDKDQTLTLALELFWSRGYGATSVQDLVDALAVERGSLYGTFGDKRRFYLNAVRLYWDVYERRLIAALDTAPLLPALREILTHPARLDEFISDVGEPHGCLVGNTTAELVPHDSEATEVVARSYRRFTDIVTDALRRAQATGEVTDNAHPEAQAQLLLYIVHGLSLVSRAGLDRTAALAAIDTAIDALRA; this is encoded by the coding sequence GTGGCACGCACCGGACGCCCCCGCGGATTCGACAAGGACCAGACGCTGACGCTCGCACTCGAGCTGTTCTGGTCCCGCGGCTACGGGGCGACATCGGTCCAAGACCTGGTGGACGCGCTGGCCGTCGAACGCGGCAGCCTCTACGGGACCTTCGGGGACAAGCGCCGCTTCTACCTCAACGCCGTCAGGCTCTACTGGGATGTCTACGAGCGGCGCCTGATCGCCGCGCTCGACACCGCCCCGCTCCTGCCTGCGCTTCGTGAGATTCTGACTCACCCGGCACGCCTGGACGAATTCATCTCCGACGTGGGCGAACCGCATGGCTGCCTGGTCGGCAACACCACCGCCGAACTCGTACCCCACGACAGCGAAGCCACCGAGGTCGTCGCCCGCTCATATCGCCGGTTCACCGACATCGTCACCGACGCGCTCCGTCGCGCACAGGCCACCGGAGAAGTCACCGACAACGCCCACCCCGAGGCCCAAGCCCAGCTACTGCTCTACATCGTCCACGGCCTCTCTCTCGTATCGAGGGCAGGCCTCGACAGGACCGCAGCCCTGGCCGCGATCGACACCGCGATCGACGCGTTGCGGGCGTGA
- a CDS encoding SDR family NAD(P)-dependent oxidoreductase, translating to MELAGKTALITGSGAIGGLGHATAEILVAAGAGVIITGTDLERGAQVVEDLRSVGGDSAPTVRFVAADLADPAAVRQLAEEAGAVSILINNASVVTLGPTTEQDIVSYDAAFAVNVRAPFLLTALFAPKMGANGGGSIVNVSSTAAGLGMPGMAVYGATKAAVESLTRTWAAEFAPSNVRVNAVAPGPMRTSKVVSAMGPDMGGVGLTTALKRTSDPAEVAHVVAFLASDRASYVTGAVVAADGGRTAI from the coding sequence ATGGAGTTGGCTGGAAAGACGGCACTCATCACCGGATCCGGCGCGATAGGCGGACTCGGGCACGCGACGGCCGAGATTTTGGTCGCGGCGGGAGCTGGCGTGATCATCACCGGCACCGACCTCGAGCGCGGTGCCCAGGTCGTGGAGGACCTTCGCTCGGTCGGCGGCGACTCGGCCCCGACGGTACGGTTCGTGGCAGCCGATCTGGCCGACCCGGCGGCCGTGCGTCAGCTGGCCGAGGAGGCCGGAGCTGTGAGCATTCTGATCAACAACGCGAGCGTCGTCACGTTGGGCCCGACCACCGAGCAGGACATCGTGAGCTACGACGCTGCTTTTGCGGTCAATGTGCGTGCGCCATTCCTGCTCACGGCGCTGTTCGCGCCGAAGATGGGCGCCAACGGCGGCGGTAGCATCGTCAACGTCAGCTCTACCGCGGCCGGCCTCGGCATGCCGGGAATGGCTGTTTACGGCGCCACCAAGGCGGCGGTCGAATCGTTGACTCGCACCTGGGCGGCAGAGTTCGCCCCGTCGAACGTGCGAGTCAACGCCGTCGCTCCGGGCCCGATGCGCACCTCGAAGGTGGTCTCGGCGATGGGTCCGGACATGGGTGGCGTGGGCCTGACCACCGCGCTCAAGCGCACGTCCGACCCGGCCGAAGTGGCGCACGTGGTCGCTTTTCTCGCCAGTGACCGGGCCAGCTATGTGACCGGGGCGGTCGTGGCCGCTGACGGTGGCCGAACCGCGATCTGA
- a CDS encoding SDR family oxidoreductase — MSFSPEGAAVAITGRSQERLDEVARQLEGPLLTVVSDAGDVPGQAALASRLQAEWPKLDILMSNAADVTHLPIEEWNEESFDRLVATNLKTPFFLIKALLPLFSQKSSIILVGSVSAFIGHENAAVYGAAKAGLLSYTRGLTYELKDRGIRINGLSPGPTVTNAFKPLGAERQAAIYEELRRTVPLHRLGSATEMAKAAVYLASDESAYTVGTVLRVDGGIGQLAY, encoded by the coding sequence GTGAGTTTCTCGCCCGAGGGAGCGGCCGTCGCGATCACCGGCCGCTCCCAGGAAAGATTGGATGAGGTCGCTCGGCAATTGGAGGGGCCGCTGCTCACCGTCGTCAGCGACGCCGGCGACGTACCCGGCCAGGCGGCGCTCGCATCGCGGCTACAGGCGGAGTGGCCGAAGCTCGACATCCTGATGAGCAACGCCGCCGACGTCACCCATCTCCCGATCGAGGAATGGAACGAGGAGTCGTTCGACAGGCTCGTCGCCACCAATCTCAAGACCCCGTTCTTTCTGATCAAGGCCCTGTTGCCGCTCTTCTCACAGAAGTCCTCGATCATTCTTGTCGGATCGGTTTCGGCCTTCATCGGACACGAGAACGCGGCAGTCTATGGCGCCGCCAAGGCGGGCCTGCTGTCCTATACCCGCGGGCTGACCTATGAGCTGAAGGACCGGGGTATCCGGATCAACGGACTGAGCCCGGGGCCGACTGTCACCAATGCGTTCAAGCCGCTTGGTGCCGAACGCCAAGCCGCCATCTACGAGGAACTCCGGCGGACCGTACCCCTCCATCGTCTAGGGTCTGCCACCGAGATGGCGAAGGCGGCTGTCTATCTAGCCTCGGACGAGTCCGCCTACACCGTCGGCACCGTGCTGCGCGTGGATGGCGGCATCGGGCAGCTTGCCTACTAA
- a CDS encoding IS30 family transposase, whose protein sequence is MARLGRPGMSDEMKEDLWRRWRAGESISVISREIGKPPGSVFTVLKHHGGIAPQSRRQRAGSLTLPEREEISRGLSAGYSFQAIAAFLQRAVSTISREVTKNGGRHAYRATAAQERAREQARRPKPCLLARQPALRDEIVALLGEEWSPEQIVGHLRRHGGDAAERTISHETIYRSIYTTRWKVIPRELCKRLRTGRPIRKNKRNTVKGQWRSQIIDARPIEQRPDTAQDRSTLGHFEGDLVIGANHSQVATLVDRKTRYLVSVKLPSRHSTVVVPELIKTYAGLDPRLRDTLTWDRGMELAEHKRFTAATGVDVFFAAPRSPWQRGTNENTNKLVRQYLPKGTNLATFTQAELDAIATKLNTRPRKCLGFRTPAEAVALTG, encoded by the coding sequence GTGGCGAGGCTGGGTCGGCCTGGGATGTCGGATGAGATGAAGGAGGACCTGTGGCGGCGGTGGAGGGCGGGGGAGTCGATCAGCGTCATCTCTCGTGAGATCGGCAAGCCGCCGGGCTCGGTGTTCACTGTCCTCAAGCACCACGGCGGCATCGCTCCGCAGTCCCGCAGACAGCGTGCTGGATCGCTGACACTGCCTGAGCGAGAAGAGATTTCCCGGGGATTGAGCGCGGGATACTCGTTTCAAGCGATCGCCGCGTTCTTGCAGCGAGCGGTGTCGACGATCAGCCGGGAAGTCACCAAGAACGGCGGTCGCCACGCCTACCGGGCTACCGCAGCCCAGGAACGTGCGCGTGAGCAGGCTCGCCGGCCGAAACCATGCCTGCTTGCTCGCCAGCCTGCGTTGCGTGACGAGATTGTGGCTCTGCTGGGGGAAGAATGGTCTCCTGAACAGATCGTGGGCCACCTGCGTCGGCACGGTGGCGACGCCGCAGAGAGGACAATCAGCCACGAGACGATCTACCGATCGATCTACACCACCCGCTGGAAGGTGATTCCACGAGAGTTGTGCAAGCGGCTGCGAACCGGTAGGCCGATCCGCAAGAACAAGCGCAACACGGTCAAGGGCCAATGGCGATCCCAGATCATAGACGCCCGACCGATCGAGCAACGCCCCGATACCGCCCAGGACCGCAGCACCCTCGGGCACTTCGAAGGCGACCTCGTGATCGGGGCGAACCACAGCCAGGTCGCCACCCTGGTCGACCGCAAGACGCGGTATCTCGTGAGCGTGAAACTCCCCAGCCGTCACAGCACCGTCGTCGTTCCCGAGCTGATCAAGACCTACGCTGGCCTGGACCCGCGGCTACGCGACACGCTGACGTGGGACCGGGGTATGGAATTGGCCGAACATAAGCGATTCACCGCTGCCACCGGGGTAGATGTGTTTTTCGCCGCGCCACGCAGCCCTTGGCAGCGCGGCACGAACGAGAACACCAACAAGCTGGTGCGCCAGTACCTGCCCAAGGGCACCAACCTCGCGACGTTCACCCAGGCTGAGCTCGACGCGATCGCCACCAAGCTCAACACCAGACCCCGCAAGTGCCTCGGCTTCCGCACCCCCGCAGAGGCTGTTGCCTTGACCGGTTGA